Below is a genomic region from Schistocerca americana isolate TAMUIC-IGC-003095 chromosome 1, iqSchAmer2.1, whole genome shotgun sequence.
ATAAATTACTGTGTGGTCCACTCGGCAGACACAGAAGTAAGTTTAGTCCTATATCTGAACTGAAGGTGCATTCCAAGCATACAGCTTATACACCAGTAATTGATTCCTGTTGAAATTTGCAACTGTTTCATGCAGCACCAATCATGCTCCTACAACATGCTTTTCAATAATCGACTATTTGTAATGGAGTGTACACAGATTTTTGTTGAGTTTTCACAATAGCAAGCTTGCCTAATGTTGCTTTCATTAGTTTATATGGGTACAAAAATTAGAATTTGTTCTATTCTTTATACTAAAAACAACGAAAATTcatgttagttttttttttctccagagatGTTTGTTGGACTGCTAGGTTCTTCTTAGTACGTCTATGAGCTTCTGGTTTTGCTTGTCCGTGGCGATGTCCAGTGGCGTGAGCTCATCCTCATCCCTGACCGTCCTGTCCGCTCCTACCTCCAACATCGCAGCCGCCACCTCTGTGTAGTCATAGGACGCAGCGTAGTGCAGCGGAGTAGACCCCCACTGATCCCTGGCATTGACTTCTGCTGAGGCCGCACAGAGCAGCCGCACCACAGCCAAATGGCCTTTCGCTGCAGCCCAGTGCAGAGACGTCTTCTGGTAGCCACCCCTGGCGCCCACATCTGCCCGCGCCTCCAGCAGGCACTTCGCCAAGTCCGAATATTCCAATGTTGCTGCCCAATGCAGGGCGCTGAACCCACCGTCGATTCTCCCTCCCACGTCTGCCCCCGCCGCCAGCAGACACTTCAAGGCCTGTACGTTTCCCGCCCTCGCTGCCGCGTGCAGAGCAGTCCACCCTGAACTGTCCAGCGCTTCGATGTCCGCCCCGGCTGCGAGCAGAGCACGCAGCTCGGCCACTTGCCCATCAAAAGCTGCATCTGTCAGCCTATCGGCTCTCTCCTCTCCAGAAAGGTTCCTGCACAGAACAAAGAAATTCTTACACTTTACTACAAACATGCAACGTGTCGAAGAAAAATATACTAGAAGCACAATTATGCACAGTTCTAAAAATTCATCTGTCCAGAGAGACAAATGACCACTCTCAGTCCTGTCCCTTCTATGATACAAAACGGTCGGAAAGTCTATGtagcgggtgatcaaaacgtcagtataaatttgaaaact
It encodes:
- the LOC124597006 gene encoding serine/threonine-protein phosphatase 6 regulatory ankyrin repeat subunit C-like, translating into MGEERLVHSLRDALASQPHPAQKEDADTQTATPVEPLVIQEATWVVTQDGAAQTIVAAKNKATQVIMEDAPCPLFKMQLQKIKWEVLVATIEKAENASKEEGSRTTEDAEAAGFEAAIDPVVSQADTYKKKKDKKKNLSGEERADRLTDAAFDGQVAELRALLAAGADIEALDSSGWTALHAAARAGNVQALKCLLAAGADVGGRIDGGFSALHWAATLEYSDLAKCLLEARADVGARGGYQKTSLHWAAAKGHLAVVRLLCAASAEVNARDQWGSTPLHYAASYDYTEVAAAMLEVGADRTVRDEDELTPLDIATDKQNQKLIDVLRRT